The Arcobacter sp. F2176 region GCTTTGTTTTCACCTCCATGATGTTTTAAATCACCTTGTTCATCATCCATAAATCCAGTTCTTGTAAGAAATGCTTTTTTTACAGGATATTTTCTTATTGCCGAAACAATTTTTTTCCTTTTATTATTTTCTAAATTTCGTGTAGTAACTCTTCCTGTTTTAATAAATAAAACTTTTGCTATTTTAGTTTCCAAGTATTCCTCCAATAACTCTATTTATTTAAGTTTTCAGGTGTTATAATAACATACAGCTGTAACTTACTCAAGGTACAAAAATTGATAAATAAAAAGGACAGTTATATATAAGCTTATTAATTCATCAACACCTTTATATATCCAACTATATAATCAAATTAAAATTAATATTGAAAAAAATTTGCCTGCAGGAACAAAACTTCCTTCGATTAGACAAATGGCTCAAGATTACCAAGTAAGTAAACACACAGTAGAATCTGCATATAGTCAATTATTCGCAGAAGGATATATTGAAAGTTATCCACAAAGTGGATATTTTGTAAGTAAAGATATAGAAAACTATTTACCACTAAAAGAAACATTTCAACATGCTTTAAAACCAACTACTACAAATATTTTGTATAATTTTTATCCTGCTCAACTACATAATGATAATTTCCCTAATAAACTATGGTCTAGATTACATAATAAAATTATGAAAGATATGATTAATTTTGGAAGCTATCCTCAAATGCAAGGTGAATATTCTTTTAGAGTACAAATATCAAAATATTTATGTCACAATAGAGGAGTACAATGTAATCCTGATCAAATAGTCATATGTAGTGGATTTTCAGATGCAATGTTTATTATTGCTACAATATT contains the following coding sequences:
- a CDS encoding PLP-dependent aminotransferase family protein; this encodes MPAGTKLPSIRQMAQDYQVSKHTVESAYSQLFAEGYIESYPQSGYFVSKDIENYLPLKETFQHALKPTTTNILYNFYPAQLHNDNFPNKLWSRLHNKIMKDMINFGSYPQMQGEYSFRVQISKYLCHNRGVQCNPDQIVICSGFSDAMFIIATILKSSTSQLGIEFPGYSVVKKVFKNLDYSIENIPINSDGISLEHIEKNKCKLLYITPSHQYPTGVTIPIANRFKLIQWATKNNAYIIEDDYDSELSYNNRPIPSLQGINHNNCIIYT